The following coding sequences are from one Shewanella eurypsychrophilus window:
- a CDS encoding cytochrome C assembly family protein: MVIFSASAMFFYCIALVLVAGRLFHSEGPNRRLVAGFAAIGVVLHAAALSQAIMTTDGQNFSLTNVISMVNWIITFSFTILLFRLKMIVVVPVVYACSVISVALLWLVPPEYITHFEIHPDILVHVVLSLMAYSALMIAALYAIQLAIIQNRLKSKKMMLSPAMPPLMTVEKQLYHLVIVGVILLSLALATGFIFLDDMFEEGKGHKAILSILAWFTYIAMLAQQYWVGCKIRTAVLYTLTGASLLSLAYFGARIVKELILT, from the coding sequence ATGGTTATATTTTCCGCTTCAGCCATGTTCTTCTACTGCATAGCCTTAGTGCTAGTCGCTGGCCGCCTTTTTCATTCAGAAGGCCCTAATCGCCGTCTAGTCGCTGGATTTGCAGCAATTGGTGTTGTGCTACATGCTGCTGCACTTTCTCAGGCAATAATGACAACAGATGGGCAAAACTTTAGTCTGACCAATGTCATCTCAATGGTGAATTGGATCATCACCTTTAGTTTTACTATTTTGTTATTCAGGCTCAAAATGATCGTTGTTGTACCTGTCGTCTATGCCTGCTCAGTGATTTCGGTCGCCTTATTATGGCTAGTACCACCAGAGTATATTACCCACTTCGAGATCCACCCAGACATCTTGGTTCATGTTGTGCTTTCACTCATGGCATACAGTGCGCTAATGATTGCAGCTCTCTATGCGATTCAGCTGGCTATCATTCAAAATCGCTTGAAGAGCAAAAAAATGATGTTGAGCCCGGCCATGCCACCACTGATGACCGTTGAAAAGCAGCTCTATCACCTCGTCATCGTTGGCGTGATTTTATTAAGCCTAGCATTGGCAACAGGGTTCATTTTCTTAGATGATATGTTCGAAGAGGGCAAAGGTCATAAAGCGATACTCTCTATATTGGCGTGGTTTACTTATATTGCTATGCTGGCTCAGCAATATTGGGTGGGGTGTAAGATAAGAACTGCTGTGCTTTATACCTTAACTGGTGCTAGCTTACTTTCTTTAGCTTATTTTGGTGCCAGAATAGTTAAAGAGTTAATATTAACTTAA